In Blastococcus saxobsidens DD2, the genomic stretch ACGATCGTCCTGGTGAGCCACTCGGCCGAGCAGGTCGGCGATCTGTGCGACCGCGCGGTGTTGCTCCGCGACGGCGTGATGCAGTTCGACGGCGCGCCGCGCGAGGCCATCCGTGCGTTGCGTGCGGGCTTCGACGAGGACCGCCGCGAGGAGGCCGAGCGGAAGTCGGAGGTCGTCGGCGAGCCCGTCGCCAGTCGCGGGTCGATCCAGAGCGTCGACCTCCGCACTCCGACCGGTGAACCCGCCCAGCGGATGACCTCCGGCTGCCCCCTGGTCGCCCACGTCGCCGTCGATCTCGACGACAGCGTCGGCCGGTGGATGATGGGGCTGGCGATCGAGACGCCGCTGGGGCAGCGGGTGTACCACGTGAACACCCACATGGAGGGCGTCGACCTCAAGACCGGAGCCGGGCGCCACGAGGTCTCCTTCTCGTTACCCCGGGTACCGCTCGGCGAGGGCGAGTACGTGGTCCGCGTGGGTGTCGGCGAGGTCAAGGGCGAGATGATCGACCTGCAGGCGCAGGCAGCGACCTTCAGCGTCGACTCCGACACCCCGGGCAACGGCGTGGTGGCCATCGACACAGACATCGACGTCCGGTCCTAAGCCCCCAGCCGGCGGCGGGGACGGCGCGGCCTCGCGGTCAGTCCGCGACGAGCCACCCGGCCACCTCGCGACGGGACAGGCGAGCCCGCCGATCCGTCTCCCGCCGGCGGCGCACCGCCCAGGGCACCAGCGCCAGCGCCTGCAGGACCGCACGGGCCGTCCGGCCGCGATGTGGGCCGACGAGCAGCCGATAGCCGGTGCGGGCCAGGCCACGCAGGACGACGGCCCAAGGTGCCTGGCCGAGACTGACCACGAGCCGGTTGCGGGCGTTGGCGACCTGGAAAAACGCGGTCGCCGTACCCGAGGAGGCGGCGTGCTGGTGCACGGTCACCGCGCCCGGCTCATGCATGATCCGCCAGCCTGCCCGGCGCAGGCGCCAGGACAGCTCCGTGTCCTCGAAGTACATGAAGAGCCGGTCGTCGAACAGCCCCACGTCGTCGAGGGCTCGGCGCCGCAACGCCACGCAGCCACCGTTGAATCCGAAGACCTGCGACCCGGCCGGTTGCTGGTCCGCCGGAGCCAACCAGTCCCGGTCACGGCCGTTGCCGGAGCGCGTCATCTCGTTGCCCGTGGAGTTGGTCAGCCGCCGGGCGCCGGGGTCCCGCTCGTCGGCGCGCCCCCATCGGGAACCGTCGTGACCTCGCAGGCCCTCCTCGGGGGCGGCATCGGCCGGAAGGGGTCGATACCAGCCGGCGAGGAGGACGCGCCCGGTGACCGCGGCGACATCCTCGTTGCCGGGCGCGTCCAGGGCGGCGGTGACGGCCTCGAGGAAGCCCCCCCGCACCTCGGCGTCGTTGTTGACCAGGACGATGACGGCCCCCCGAGCGGCGCGAATCCCGGCGTTGGCCCCACCCGCGAAGCCGAGGTTGGACTCCTGGCGGAGAACTATCAGCCCGGGGAAGCGCTCCTGCGCCCGGTCGGCGGCGCCGTCGGTCGAGGCGTTGTCGACCACGACGACCTCCGTCGTCGGCACGCCGGGTCGGCCGGCGTCCTCGGTGACGGACTGCAGGCACCGCAGCAGGAGGTCCCCGCCGTTCCAGTCGACGACGAGGACGCTGACGGCCGGTGTCCGATCCCCTGCGGACGTCGGCGCGGTCACTGCGTCGGGCGCCGCAGGCCTGCCCGGGCGAGGGCACTCTTGGCCACCTTGCGGGCGATCGTCGAGGGCAACCGCCCGCGAAGGGCGTCGGCCTCGGCCACGCACTCGTAGAAGGCCTTGCGCGCTTCCGCCAGGTCGGCCTGCAGCCCCGAGACCTCCTTCTGCAGGTCGGCGATGACGCCCTGCTGCTCGGCAGCGGTGGCGTCGCGCTGGGCCACCATCTCGTAGAGGTTGTCGATGTCCTGGCCTGCCCGCGCGAACTGGACGTCGAACCGCTCGCCACCCCGGACCTCGCTGAGCGTGAGCGTCAGCGTCTTCTGCAGGTCCTCGGCCGACCGCGCCACGCGGGCTGCGACGGTCGCGTCCGTGGTGTTCACCGCGCTCTGGAACGCCGCCTCCTGTTCGGTGAAGCGCTGCACCAGGTCGTCGTCCACGGTGAGGCCGATCTCTGCAGCCATCGCTTCCACGAGATCGCGGACGGTCTCTGCGGGCCGCAGCCGCTCCGGACGGGTGCGGGAGGCAAGTTCGACGGCGCAGAGGAAGAGCCCCCGCAGCAGGACGGCATCGCGGTCGTAGCCGCGCACCTGCCACTCCTGGTCGATGGCGACGAGTTCGTCATCAGTCGTCACGATGACGTTGTGCGGCGCCAGGTCCACCGGCGCCCACTCCGCCTCGGGGACCAGCCCGGCCCACCGCTTGAGCAACTCGGGTCGCCGGGCGGGTGCGTCGAGGAGCAACTGGAGCAGCTCCTGGCCGGGGACCACCGGCTCGACTCCGGCAGGGGCGTGGCGTACGTCGCCATGGGATGCGGCCCCGGCGCGGTGGTGGAACAACGCGGTCCGGCGGAACTGCAGCCCCCCGTCGACGGCGTGCACCTCGCTGCGCACGGCGTACTGCGGCTGCCGCTCCGAGGCGAAGAGGACGGCCTGCCGGTCGTCCGGCCACAGCGAGGGGCCGGTGCCCTTGGTCGCGAGCGCGATCAGCGAGTTGGCGAAGTGCTCCGCCACGCCGGAGGCCACGAGGG encodes the following:
- a CDS encoding glycosyltransferase family 2 protein; the encoded protein is MTAPTSAGDRTPAVSVLVVDWNGGDLLLRCLQSVTEDAGRPGVPTTEVVVVDNASTDGAADRAQERFPGLIVLRQESNLGFAGGANAGIRAARGAVIVLVNNDAEVRGGFLEAVTAALDAPGNEDVAAVTGRVLLAGWYRPLPADAAPEEGLRGHDGSRWGRADERDPGARRLTNSTGNEMTRSGNGRDRDWLAPADQQPAGSQVFGFNGGCVALRRRALDDVGLFDDRLFMYFEDTELSWRLRRAGWRIMHEPGAVTVHQHAASSGTATAFFQVANARNRLVVSLGQAPWAVVLRGLARTGYRLLVGPHRGRTARAVLQALALVPWAVRRRRETDRRARLSRREVAGWLVAD
- a CDS encoding class I SAM-dependent methyltransferase, giving the protein MTETTPLRMLEVPRDSGCRVLSSPDLGYADGAEQRLLDIVSAAEDLSSSSQELASAATDWATTYSLVPTRANVIRALDLPPDAKVLEIGCGCGPITRYLGETVAVVDSVEPMPARAAVARARTRDLPGVEVYVGTLDDVPAEPAYDAVLVIGVLEYVAGGALDPEPYLAFLRQCHGVLKDGGTLVVAIENPLGVKYISGAVEDHTNRPFDSLEGYALESPARTFPRRTLDAMLGRAGFDARFLAAFPDYKLPRAIMTDELFASSPQLAENLPRFPSPDYLVPRLQLSDERLTWRTLVASGVAEHFANSLIALATKGTGPSLWPDDRQAVLFASERQPQYAVRSEVHAVDGGLQFRRTALFHHRAGAASHGDVRHAPAGVEPVVPGQELLQLLLDAPARRPELLKRWAGLVPEAEWAPVDLAPHNVIVTTDDELVAIDQEWQVRGYDRDAVLLRGLFLCAVELASRTRPERLRPAETVRDLVEAMAAEIGLTVDDDLVQRFTEQEAAFQSAVNTTDATVAARVARSAEDLQKTLTLTLSEVRGGERFDVQFARAGQDIDNLYEMVAQRDATAAEQQGVIADLQKEVSGLQADLAEARKAFYECVAEADALRGRLPSTIARKVAKSALARAGLRRPTQ